Proteins encoded within one genomic window of Pedobacter africanus:
- a CDS encoding UDP-N-acetylmuramoyl-L-alanyl-D-glutamate--2,6-diaminopimelate ligase has product MQLQDVLYGVTVTDLVGTTNREVSALVFDSRQVKEGAVFFAIKGTLSDGHGYIEATVKAGAGVVVCEVLPVVLSAEVTYVVVPQSAVALGKMAANFYGNPSSSLQLVGITGTNGKTTIATLLFKLFRTLGYKVGLISTVENHINDRIVPATHTTPNPVALNALLQDMVDAGCDYCFMEVSSHAVVQHRIEGLNFAGGVFSNITHDHLDFHKTFDNYIKAKKAFFDMLPASAFALSNLDDKNGMVMLQNTKAAKKTYALKQLADFKAKVIENSFNGLHLDIDGADVFFKLVGSFNAYNLLAAYGTAILLGQDQLHVLTQLSNLSGAEGRFDYITSSQQIIGIVDYAHTPDAVQNVLSTIQDIRKGTEQVITIIGCGGDRDKTKRPVMAQVACDWSDKVILTSDNPRTENPQTIIAEMEAGVSPTNKRKTLSIMDRKEAIKTACHLARPGDIILLAGKGHEKYQEINGVRYDFDDKEILTEQLNLIS; this is encoded by the coding sequence ATGCAGCTGCAGGATGTTTTATATGGGGTAACGGTAACTGATCTGGTTGGAACAACCAACAGGGAGGTGAGTGCTTTGGTGTTTGATTCGCGCCAGGTTAAGGAGGGAGCTGTATTTTTTGCTATCAAAGGCACATTGTCTGACGGACATGGCTACATAGAGGCGACGGTGAAAGCCGGCGCAGGGGTAGTGGTTTGCGAGGTATTGCCAGTGGTGCTGAGTGCTGAAGTAACTTATGTAGTAGTGCCACAAAGTGCAGTAGCATTGGGTAAAATGGCGGCCAACTTTTATGGTAACCCTTCTTCGAGCTTACAGCTGGTAGGCATTACCGGAACAAATGGTAAGACCACCATCGCTACACTGCTTTTTAAATTGTTCAGGACACTGGGTTATAAAGTTGGGCTGATCTCTACAGTTGAGAACCACATCAATGACCGGATTGTTCCGGCAACGCATACTACCCCCAACCCGGTAGCTTTAAATGCCTTGCTGCAGGACATGGTGGATGCAGGCTGCGATTACTGTTTTATGGAAGTGAGTTCGCATGCTGTGGTACAACACCGCATTGAGGGACTGAACTTTGCTGGCGGTGTTTTTTCGAATATTACGCATGACCACCTGGATTTTCATAAGACTTTTGACAACTATATAAAGGCAAAAAAAGCATTTTTTGATATGTTGCCGGCCTCGGCTTTTGCGCTGAGCAACCTGGACGATAAGAACGGTATGGTAATGCTGCAGAATACAAAAGCAGCTAAAAAGACCTATGCACTAAAGCAACTGGCAGATTTTAAAGCCAAAGTAATTGAAAACAGCTTTAATGGCTTGCACCTGGATATAGATGGTGCCGATGTTTTCTTTAAACTGGTAGGCTCCTTTAATGCTTATAATTTACTGGCCGCCTATGGCACCGCGATATTGCTGGGCCAGGACCAGCTCCATGTGCTGACCCAATTGAGTAACCTGAGCGGTGCAGAGGGACGTTTTGACTATATCACTTCAAGTCAGCAGATTATTGGAATAGTAGACTACGCGCATACACCTGATGCAGTGCAGAATGTGCTGAGTACGATACAGGATATCAGGAAAGGAACAGAACAGGTAATTACGATTATAGGCTGCGGTGGTGACAGGGACAAAACCAAACGCCCGGTTATGGCGCAGGTGGCCTGCGACTGGAGCGATAAGGTGATCCTTACCTCCGATAATCCAAGAACGGAAAATCCGCAAACCATAATAGCAGAAATGGAAGCCGGCGTATCACCGACCAATAAACGCAAAACCTTAAGTATAATGGATAGGAAAGAAGCCATTAAAACGGCCTGTCATCTGGCCAGACCAGGTGATATCATATTGCTTGCGGGTAAAGGACATGAAAAATACCAGGAGATAAATGGCGTGAGGTATGATTTTGATGATAAGGAAATATTAACGGAACAATTAAACTTAATCAGCTAA
- the rsmH gene encoding 16S rRNA (cytosine(1402)-N(4))-methyltransferase RsmH codes for MENNYHVPVLLQECIDGLNIKPDGVYVDVTFGGGGHSREILKNLGKDGVLIAFDQDPDAQRNRIDDPRFHFVDQNFAFLKNNLRLLGYKAVDGILADLGVSSHQFNEPERGFSTRFDAALDMRMDKQGKLTAADVLNTYTEDQLHKIFGIYGEVKNAKSLAKAVVTGRLDRPVLTLADFKAVAAAHIPKGKEHKYMAQVFQALRIEVNAEMQVLEDFLSQTAEVIRPGGRLVVMSYHSLEDRPVKNFIAKGKFRGEVEKDFFGNEQKPFKAVTRKAIVADAAELERNSRARSAKLRVGEKL; via the coding sequence ATGGAAAATAATTACCATGTTCCTGTGCTGTTGCAAGAATGTATTGATGGTTTGAATATCAAGCCTGATGGTGTTTATGTAGATGTTACTTTTGGGGGCGGCGGGCATTCGAGGGAGATACTTAAAAATTTAGGAAAAGATGGTGTGCTGATTGCCTTTGATCAGGATCCGGATGCCCAGAGGAACAGGATTGATGATCCGCGTTTCCATTTTGTAGATCAGAACTTCGCTTTTCTTAAAAATAACCTGCGTTTGCTGGGTTATAAAGCTGTAGATGGTATTCTGGCCGATCTGGGTGTTTCTTCGCACCAGTTTAATGAACCTGAACGTGGGTTTTCTACCAGGTTTGATGCGGCGCTGGATATGCGTATGGACAAGCAGGGTAAGCTGACTGCTGCGGATGTGCTGAATACCTACACTGAAGATCAGCTGCATAAAATTTTCGGCATTTATGGAGAGGTTAAAAATGCAAAATCGCTCGCTAAGGCTGTGGTGACCGGAAGGCTTGATCGGCCGGTTTTGACGCTTGCAGATTTTAAGGCAGTGGCCGCGGCACATATCCCGAAAGGAAAAGAGCATAAATATATGGCGCAGGTTTTTCAGGCCTTGCGGATTGAGGTGAATGCTGAAATGCAGGTGCTGGAGGATTTTCTGAGCCAGACGGCAGAGGTGATCAGGCCGGGCGGACGATTGGTGGTGATGTCTTATCATTCGCTGGAGGACAGGCCGGTTAAGAATTTTATTGCCAAAGGGAAATTCAGGGGGGAAGTGGAGAAGGATTTTTTTGGCAATGAGCAGAAACCTTTTAAGGCGGTGACCAGGAAAGCGATTGTTGCTGATGCGGCGGAGCTGGAGCGGAACAGCAGGGCAAGAAGTGCAAAACTAAGAGTGGGGGAAAAGTTATGA
- a CDS encoding phosphoglycerate kinase has protein sequence MKTIDQCNFKDKKALIRVDFNVPLDADFNITDDKRMRAALPTINKILNDGGAVILMSHLGRPKGGPEDKYSLKHILGDLSRMLDLEVKFANDCIGAEAVEKAKNLMSGQVLLLENLRFYKEEEQGDRGFAEKLSKLGNVYVNDAFGTAHRAHASTAVIAEFFPENKYFGYLMAEELKNAEKVNHGADKPFTAIMGGAKVSDKILLIESLLEKVDNLIIGGGMAYTFAKAQGGEIGTSLLEEDRMALCLELMEKAKAKGVNLYLPLDTVIADKFDNEASKDTVDTGKIPANWMGLDIGPKTVKLFSEVIANSKTLLWNGPMGVFEMANFEQGTRAVAEAVVAATQNNGAFSLIGGGDSAAAIAKFNLEDKVSYVSTGGGALLEYMEGKELPGVKAIND, from the coding sequence ATGAAAACAATAGATCAATGCAATTTCAAAGATAAGAAAGCTTTAATCAGGGTAGATTTTAATGTGCCCCTGGATGCAGACTTTAACATTACCGATGATAAAAGGATGCGTGCTGCATTGCCTACTATTAATAAGATATTGAACGACGGAGGGGCAGTGATCCTGATGTCGCACCTTGGGCGGCCAAAAGGAGGCCCTGAAGATAAATATTCGTTAAAGCACATTTTGGGCGACCTATCGAGGATGCTTGACCTGGAGGTGAAATTTGCCAACGATTGTATTGGTGCTGAGGCGGTAGAAAAGGCAAAGAACCTGATGTCAGGCCAGGTTTTACTGCTGGAAAACCTGCGCTTTTATAAAGAAGAAGAGCAGGGTGACAGGGGCTTTGCAGAGAAATTATCTAAACTGGGGAATGTATATGTGAACGATGCTTTTGGTACGGCGCACCGGGCACATGCTTCAACAGCGGTCATTGCGGAGTTCTTCCCGGAAAACAAATATTTTGGCTACCTGATGGCGGAAGAGCTGAAAAATGCAGAGAAAGTAAACCATGGCGCCGATAAACCTTTTACGGCTATCATGGGTGGTGCGAAAGTATCGGATAAGATCCTGCTGATTGAAAGTTTACTGGAGAAGGTGGATAACCTGATCATTGGCGGTGGTATGGCTTATACATTTGCAAAAGCACAAGGTGGAGAGATCGGTACTTCGCTGCTGGAGGAAGACCGGATGGCCTTGTGCCTGGAGCTGATGGAAAAAGCGAAGGCTAAAGGTGTGAATTTGTATTTGCCTTTGGACACCGTGATTGCAGATAAGTTTGACAATGAAGCCAGTAAAGATACTGTAGATACCGGCAAGATCCCGGCGAACTGGATGGGGCTGGATATCGGCCCGAAAACAGTGAAGTTGTTTTCGGAGGTCATAGCAAATTCGAAAACCTTGTTGTGGAATGGCCCTATGGGTGTTTTTGAGATGGCTAATTTTGAGCAGGGAACACGTGCTGTTGCAGAGGCTGTGGTAGCTGCAACACAAAACAATGGCGCTTTCTCGCTGATTGGCGGCGGCGATTCTGCTGCGGCAATTGCGAAGTTTAACCTGGAAGATAAGGTGAGTTATGTTTCTACAGGTGGGGGCGCGTTGCTGGAGTACATGGAAGGGAAGGAGTTGCCTGGTGTTAAGGCAATTAATGACTAA
- a CDS encoding FtsL-like putative cell division protein, with protein sequence MNNQFRTRIEEEPELEEEELDEQPRLKKKEPENSNAFFRKLFTEGVVSKEAATEMLPFLIFLSVLCMLYIANSHMAVKNVRNIDKLNKEVKELSWEYKSLKADLMFKSKLTEVAKKVDTLGIKELTEPPKKIVINSNEY encoded by the coding sequence ATGAATAACCAGTTTAGAACAAGGATAGAAGAGGAGCCTGAACTGGAGGAGGAGGAACTTGATGAGCAGCCGAGGCTAAAGAAAAAAGAGCCTGAAAATAGTAATGCTTTTTTCAGGAAGTTGTTTACTGAGGGTGTGGTGAGTAAGGAGGCGGCAACGGAGATGCTGCCATTTTTGATTTTCCTGTCGGTTTTGTGTATGCTGTACATCGCGAACAGCCATATGGCAGTTAAGAATGTAAGGAATATAGACAAGTTAAATAAAGAAGTAAAAGAACTGAGCTGGGAATATAAGTCGCTTAAAGCGGATTTAATGTTTAAGAGTAAGCTGACCGAGGTAGCTAAAAAGGTAGATACTTTGGGAATTAAAGAATTAACTGAGCCACCAAAAAAAATTGTAATAAACAGTAATGAATATTAG
- the mraZ gene encoding division/cell wall cluster transcriptional repressor MraZ: MIQLLGEFDCKLDAKGRLMVPSNLKKQLPNVETEGLVINRGFEKHLVIYPRKVWEGIVEELSKLNQYEPKTREFIRYFTRGATHLALDATGRVNLPKSLLESAGIEISDDLVLACQFDKVEVWSKKAYEALFDKEPENFAFLAQEVMGNKNRGEDGK, encoded by the coding sequence ATGATTCAGCTGTTAGGAGAATTTGATTGTAAATTGGATGCGAAAGGCCGCCTTATGGTTCCTTCGAATCTGAAGAAACAATTGCCTAATGTTGAGACTGAGGGACTTGTGATTAACCGGGGTTTTGAGAAACACCTGGTGATTTATCCCAGGAAAGTGTGGGAAGGGATAGTGGAGGAGTTGAGTAAACTGAATCAGTACGAACCAAAAACAAGAGAGTTTATCAGATATTTTACCCGCGGTGCGACGCATCTGGCTTTGGATGCTACCGGGAGGGTGAATTTACCAAAGTCCTTGCTGGAGTCTGCAGGTATCGAGATCAGTGATGATCTGGTGCTGGCCTGTCAGTTTGATAAAGTGGAGGTGTGGTCTAAAAAAGCTTACGAAGCTTTGTTTGATAAAGAGCCGGAAAATTTTGCCTTCCTTGCGCAGGAAGTAATGGGAAATAAAAACAGGGGGGAAGATGGAAAATAA
- the mraY gene encoding phospho-N-acetylmuramoyl-pentapeptide-transferase produces MLYYLFEYLNQHYDFPGLRLFQYITFRTSLAVILSLIITTVYGRRLINYLQKKQVGETVRNLGLEGQMQKQGTPTMGGIIILLGILIPTLLFANLTNVYVILMIVTTIWMGVIGFVDDYIKVFRKNKEGLAGRFKIVGQVGLALIIGWTMYYNPNIVVRQTVDEAGASKATAPMVLRQKGESFYYTQDVKSTLTNVPFYKNNEFDYAKVLKFLGPGYEKYAFLVFLAFTVFIITAVSNGANITDGIDGLATGTSAVIGITLGLLAYVSGNTVIADYLNIMYIPNSGELMIFAGAFVGACVGFLWYNSYPAQVFMGDTGSLAIGGIIAAFAIMIRKELLIPILCGIFLIELVSVIMQVSYFKYTKKKFGEGRRIFLMSPIHHHYQKKGYHEAKIVTRFWIIGILLAIITIITLKLR; encoded by the coding sequence ATGTTATACTATCTATTTGAATATTTAAATCAGCATTACGATTTTCCCGGACTAAGGTTGTTCCAGTACATTACCTTCCGTACTTCACTGGCGGTTATCCTGTCCCTGATCATCACCACTGTTTATGGCAGGAGGTTGATCAATTACCTGCAGAAGAAGCAGGTGGGGGAAACCGTGAGGAACCTTGGGCTGGAAGGGCAGATGCAGAAGCAGGGCACTCCTACGATGGGTGGGATCATTATTTTGCTCGGTATCCTGATACCTACCTTACTGTTTGCGAACCTGACCAATGTATATGTGATCCTGATGATCGTGACGACCATATGGATGGGCGTGATAGGTTTTGTGGATGACTACATCAAAGTATTCAGAAAAAATAAAGAAGGCCTGGCCGGCAGGTTTAAGATTGTAGGGCAGGTGGGGCTGGCCTTGATTATTGGCTGGACAATGTATTATAACCCGAACATTGTGGTGAGGCAAACGGTTGACGAAGCTGGTGCTTCGAAAGCTACCGCACCAATGGTATTGCGTCAGAAAGGCGAGAGTTTTTATTACACACAGGATGTGAAATCGACCTTAACCAATGTGCCTTTTTATAAAAATAACGAATTTGACTATGCCAAGGTACTGAAGTTTTTAGGCCCTGGTTATGAGAAATATGCATTCCTGGTGTTCCTGGCTTTTACCGTGTTTATCATTACAGCGGTTTCCAATGGGGCGAACATTACAGACGGAATTGATGGTCTGGCGACGGGCACATCGGCTGTCATAGGGATTACATTGGGTTTGCTGGCATATGTATCGGGTAATACAGTGATTGCCGATTACCTGAACATCATGTATATCCCTAACTCGGGTGAGCTGATGATCTTTGCCGGGGCATTTGTGGGGGCTTGTGTTGGTTTTCTCTGGTACAATTCCTATCCGGCGCAGGTTTTTATGGGAGATACCGGAAGTCTGGCCATCGGAGGGATTATCGCGGCTTTTGCGATTATGATCCGTAAGGAACTTTTGATCCCTATCCTCTGCGGAATATTCCTGATTGAGCTGGTTTCAGTGATCATGCAGGTTTCCTATTTCAAATATACCAAGAAAAAATTCGGTGAAGGCAGACGGATATTTCTGATGTCGCCTATACACCACCATTACCAGAAAAAGGGTTATCATGAGGCTAAAATTGTAACACGTTTCTGGATTATCGGCATATTGCTGGCCATCATCACCATCATCACTTTAAAATTACGGTAA
- a CDS encoding penicillin-binding protein — protein MNIRDNILLRVYLAFGLIVLFAVAVLIRLFDVQFVEGHKWRAMADSLSTKYINIEAARGNIYSVDGSLLATSIPEYELRMDMFAGGIEDDEVFNEKVDSLAYRLSQFFKDKTPKEYSRYLRSARRDSARYLLIKRKVGYQELKTIRTFPLYNIGKYTGGLIAVQQNKRIRPFKFLAARTIGYKNENVANGVGLEGAYGNYINGESGKRLVQRIAGGVWMPVNDEAEVAPKEGADIISTIDINMQDLAQSALERQLILSDADHGTVILMEVKTGEVRAVANYTRVSKGVYEEKFNYAIGGSQDPGSTFKLASYMALLEDKKVDTNTMVATGDGTYRIPGHTIKDSHGGIGTVTVMKAFEQSANTAVAKLVNQHYQDNPSQFTDHLYDIHMNERLRLQIPGETRPVIKNPKFKDWNKNMTLPQMAYGYEMQITPLQMLAFYNAVANDGKYIAPIFVKEIRRLGNPIEQFQARVISEQICSEKTLKKLQAMLEAVVTKGTGKLMGSPLYRVAGKTGTAQVADGNKGYKQKRSYQASFCGYFPADKPKYSIMVSINGPKNGYYGATVAGPVFKEIADRIYASDMEMYNNIPEHLAGNTTNPEAKAGESKAVKAVYKALGVKALYAAKSDYFNSIDTNNGVSYEEHSSVKGLMPNVNGMGLKDALYLLGNAGLKTKVRGSGRVVSQSIPAGNKIGRGLLVQIDLQ, from the coding sequence ATGAATATTAGGGACAACATATTATTGCGTGTTTATCTGGCTTTCGGGCTGATTGTACTGTTTGCCGTGGCAGTACTGATCAGGCTATTCGATGTACAATTTGTGGAGGGACATAAATGGCGTGCCATGGCCGATAGTCTCTCTACAAAGTATATCAATATTGAAGCAGCACGTGGTAATATATATTCGGTAGACGGCAGTCTGCTGGCCACATCTATTCCTGAGTATGAACTGAGGATGGATATGTTTGCCGGCGGGATAGAGGATGATGAGGTTTTTAATGAGAAAGTAGATTCGCTGGCCTACCGGCTTTCACAATTCTTTAAAGACAAGACGCCTAAAGAGTATTCGCGTTACCTGCGTTCGGCAAGAAGAGATAGCGCCCGTTACCTGCTGATTAAACGTAAAGTAGGGTACCAGGAGCTGAAAACCATACGTACTTTTCCGTTGTACAATATTGGAAAGTATACTGGCGGGCTGATTGCCGTGCAGCAGAACAAACGGATACGTCCGTTTAAATTTCTGGCTGCGAGAACCATTGGCTATAAAAATGAAAATGTAGCTAACGGCGTTGGTCTGGAAGGCGCTTATGGCAATTACATCAATGGCGAGAGCGGCAAACGGCTGGTGCAGCGCATTGCAGGTGGGGTTTGGATGCCGGTGAACGACGAAGCTGAAGTGGCGCCTAAGGAGGGTGCCGATATTATTTCGACCATTGATATCAATATGCAGGACCTGGCACAGAGTGCGCTGGAGCGGCAGCTGATTTTGAGTGATGCGGACCATGGTACGGTAATTTTGATGGAGGTGAAAACCGGTGAAGTACGCGCAGTGGCCAATTATACCAGGGTAAGCAAAGGGGTTTATGAAGAGAAGTTTAACTATGCGATAGGCGGCAGCCAGGATCCTGGTTCGACCTTTAAGCTGGCTTCCTATATGGCTTTGCTGGAAGATAAGAAAGTGGATACAAATACGATGGTGGCGACCGGCGATGGAACATACAGAATTCCGGGGCATACCATTAAAGATTCGCATGGAGGTATTGGAACGGTTACGGTTATGAAGGCTTTTGAGCAATCGGCCAATACGGCGGTTGCCAAGCTGGTGAATCAGCACTATCAGGACAATCCTTCGCAGTTTACGGATCATCTGTATGATATTCATATGAATGAAAGATTGCGGTTGCAGATACCTGGAGAGACGAGGCCGGTCATTAAAAACCCGAAGTTTAAAGATTGGAACAAAAACATGACCCTGCCGCAGATGGCTTATGGTTATGAGATGCAGATCACCCCATTACAGATGCTGGCCTTTTACAACGCGGTGGCTAACGATGGAAAGTATATTGCGCCCATTTTTGTAAAGGAGATCAGGCGTTTGGGCAATCCGATAGAGCAGTTTCAGGCCAGGGTGATTTCGGAGCAGATCTGTTCCGAAAAAACGCTTAAAAAGCTACAGGCTATGCTGGAAGCGGTGGTGACCAAAGGTACTGGCAAACTGATGGGCTCTCCGTTGTATAGGGTTGCCGGCAAAACAGGTACGGCCCAGGTAGCAGACGGAAATAAAGGTTATAAACAAAAGCGGAGTTATCAGGCTTCTTTCTGCGGATATTTTCCGGCGGATAAACCGAAATACTCCATTATGGTATCCATTAACGGGCCTAAAAACGGCTATTACGGTGCTACAGTTGCCGGGCCGGTTTTTAAAGAGATTGCGGACCGTATTTATGCCAGCGACATGGAAATGTACAACAACATTCCGGAGCATCTGGCAGGTAACACCACCAATCCGGAGGCTAAAGCGGGGGAAAGCAAAGCAGTAAAAGCGGTATACAAAGCTTTGGGCGTAAAGGCACTTTATGCAGCTAAATCGGATTATTTCAATAGCATAGATACCAACAATGGTGTGAGCTATGAGGAACACAGCTCGGTTAAGGGCCTGATGCCAAATGTAAATGGAATGGGCCTGAAGGATGCATTGTACCTTTTGGGGAATGCAGGGCTGAAAACAAAAGTAAGGGGAAGTGGCAGGGTGGTGAGCCAGTCTATCCCGGCAGGAAATAAAATAGGAAGAGGATTGTTGGTACAAATAGATTTACAATAA
- the murD gene encoding UDP-N-acetylmuramoyl-L-alanine--D-glutamate ligase codes for MEKGRMAILGAGESGVGAAMLAQKQGFDVFVSDFGKIPSQYKEKLQELNIAFEESQHTEAEILKAVEVIKSPGIPDTAGIIKTIKAKKIPVISEIEFAKRYTNARTICITGSNGKTTTTMLTYHILKNAGLNVGLAGNIGHSFAAQVATENFDWYVLEISSFMLDDMYDFKADIAVLLNITPDHLDRYDYKLGNYAASKMRITQNQGAEEVFIYCADDEETLKAMKNVKVNAKRYPFSIRKKIDSGAYLEGNNIHVNINLNDQLTMSITDLALQGKHNIYNSMASGIVAKVLDIRNKTIRESMGDFKNIEHRLEHVAKISGVDYINDSKATNVNSTWYALESMGTDVILIMGGVDKGNDYDMLKDLVKQKVKAIVCLGKDNKRIHEAFEEDVEIIVNTFSAHEAVQVAYHLAKKGNTVLLSPACASFDLFRNYEDRGNQFKAAVKEL; via the coding sequence ATGGAAAAGGGAAGGATGGCAATTCTTGGAGCAGGAGAAAGCGGTGTTGGGGCTGCGATGCTGGCGCAAAAACAGGGTTTTGATGTTTTTGTGTCGGATTTTGGAAAGATCCCGTCCCAGTATAAAGAGAAATTGCAGGAGCTGAACATAGCTTTTGAGGAGAGCCAGCATACAGAAGCTGAGATATTAAAGGCGGTTGAGGTGATCAAGAGTCCGGGTATACCGGATACGGCCGGGATCATCAAAACGATAAAGGCAAAGAAAATTCCGGTGATATCGGAGATTGAATTTGCAAAAAGATATACCAATGCCAGAACGATCTGCATTACCGGGTCGAATGGCAAGACCACAACCACAATGCTGACCTATCACATTCTGAAGAATGCAGGATTGAATGTGGGGCTGGCCGGCAATATCGGGCATAGCTTTGCGGCGCAGGTGGCCACAGAAAATTTTGACTGGTATGTATTGGAGATCTCTAGTTTTATGCTGGATGATATGTATGATTTTAAGGCGGATATAGCCGTTTTGTTAAACATTACTCCAGATCATCTGGACCGCTACGATTACAAACTTGGGAATTATGCCGCATCGAAGATGCGGATTACCCAAAACCAGGGCGCCGAAGAAGTTTTCATTTATTGCGCTGATGATGAAGAAACTTTGAAAGCAATGAAAAATGTTAAAGTGAATGCCAAACGATATCCTTTTTCCATCAGAAAGAAAATCGATTCGGGAGCATACCTTGAAGGCAACAACATACACGTAAATATAAACCTAAACGATCAACTAACCATGTCTATTACAGATCTAGCACTGCAGGGAAAACACAATATCTACAATTCTATGGCCTCGGGCATAGTGGCTAAGGTATTAGATATCAGAAATAAGACTATACGTGAGAGTATGGGGGATTTCAAAAATATCGAACATAGGCTGGAACATGTGGCCAAGATATCGGGGGTGGACTACATCAACGATTCGAAAGCGACCAATGTGAACTCCACCTGGTATGCCCTGGAAAGTATGGGTACGGATGTGATCCTGATTATGGGCGGGGTTGATAAGGGTAATGATTATGATATGCTGAAGGACCTGGTGAAGCAAAAGGTGAAGGCAATTGTATGTTTGGGCAAGGACAATAAACGCATTCATGAGGCTTTTGAAGAAGATGTGGAAATTATTGTGAATACATTTTCGGCACATGAAGCAGTTCAGGTGGCTTATCACCTGGCAAAAAAAGGAAATACGGTACTGCTGTCGCCAGCCTGTGCAAGTTTTGACTTGTTCAGGAATTATGAGGACAGGGGTAACCAGTTTAAGGCGGCAGTTAAAGAATTGTAA
- a CDS encoding GNAT family N-acetyltransferase, translated as MVKYISAAEVLPLRSLVLRKGAPLDQCVFPADEIAGAFHLGYLAEGRVVSVATFFSEEYPGRGAGGFRLRGMATDPEFSGRGYGSELIKFAINELRSVNASYIWCDARSAAVQFYKKLDFEVISEEFEVPGIGPHFKMISVIE; from the coding sequence ATGGTTAAATACATTAGTGCTGCCGAAGTGCTTCCCTTGAGAAGCCTGGTGCTGAGAAAAGGAGCGCCCCTGGACCAGTGTGTATTTCCTGCAGATGAAATTGCCGGTGCTTTTCATTTGGGATACCTTGCAGAAGGACGGGTTGTGTCTGTTGCAACTTTTTTTTCGGAGGAATACCCCGGGCGCGGAGCAGGTGGTTTCCGGCTGCGTGGCATGGCTACTGATCCGGAATTTTCGGGCAGGGGCTATGGATCTGAGCTGATAAAATTTGCAATTAATGAGCTGAGATCTGTTAATGCTTCTTATATTTGGTGCGATGCGCGAAGTGCTGCTGTTCAGTTTTATAAAAAGCTGGATTTTGAAGTCATTTCGGAGGAATTTGAAGTGCCTGGTATAGGTCCGCATTTTAAAATGATCAGTGTCATTGAGTAG
- the gap gene encoding type I glyceraldehyde-3-phosphate dehydrogenase, with translation MKLAINGFGRIGRTFLRTAIEKNINVVAINDLGDPATLAHLFKYDTVHRGFKGEVSHTANALIVNGKEILVYGKAQPEELPWAALGIDLVLESTGRFTARAGAALHLKAGAKQVLISAPSADRDVPMVVLGVNDHEIDLTAPVLSNASCTTNNVAPMVKILDDNWGILDGYITTVHSMTGDQNLHDSPHKDLRRARAASASIIPTSTGAAKAITNIFPQLEGKLGGAGIRVPVLNGSLTDFTCILKTQTTREEINAAFKQAAENEMKGIVSYTEDPIVSVDILDDPHSCIFDAQLTSIVGDLVKVVGWYDNESGYSSRLADLVGKISQHHG, from the coding sequence ATGAAATTAGCGATTAATGGTTTTGGAAGAATAGGCCGTACTTTTTTGCGGACTGCGATTGAAAAAAACATCAATGTAGTAGCTATAAACGACCTGGGGGATCCGGCTACCCTGGCCCATCTTTTTAAGTACGATACCGTTCACCGGGGCTTTAAAGGAGAGGTGAGCCATACCGCAAATGCACTGATCGTTAATGGAAAAGAAATTCTGGTATATGGTAAGGCTCAACCGGAGGAATTGCCCTGGGCAGCGCTGGGGATTGACCTGGTACTGGAATCTACCGGCCGTTTTACCGCCAGGGCCGGAGCAGCGCTCCATTTAAAGGCTGGTGCAAAGCAGGTGCTGATTTCGGCCCCCTCTGCAGATAGGGATGTGCCGATGGTTGTGCTGGGTGTAAACGATCATGAAATAGATTTAACTGCGCCGGTATTGTCGAACGCTTCGTGTACGACGAATAATGTGGCGCCGATGGTAAAGATACTGGATGATAACTGGGGGATTTTAGATGGTTATATCACTACTGTCCATTCCATGACGGGCGACCAGAACCTGCACGATTCGCCGCATAAGGACCTGAGACGGGCCAGGGCAGCTTCGGCATCTATTATACCTACAAGTACGGGGGCGGCAAAGGCAATTACCAATATTTTTCCCCAGCTGGAAGGCAAGCTTGGCGGGGCCGGGATCAGGGTTCCGGTATTGAACGGATCGCTAACAGACTTTACCTGTATCCTGAAAACGCAAACGACCAGGGAGGAGATCAATGCGGCATTTAAGCAGGCTGCTGAAAATGAGATGAAAGGAATTGTGAGCTATACAGAAGACCCGATTGTTTCGGTGGATATCCTTGATGATCCGCATTCCTGTATATTTGATGCACAACTGACCTCTATAGTTGGCGACCTGGTAAAGGTGGTTGGCTGGTATGACAACGAATCGGGTTATTCATCCAGACTGGCGGATCTGGTTGGGAAAATCAGTCAGCATCATGGTTAA